A region of Hyalangium minutum DNA encodes the following proteins:
- the cysK gene encoding cysteine synthase A: protein MKAANILQTIGNTPHVKVNRLFPSRVEVYIKLERANPGGSIKDRIGLAMIEDAEQRGILKKDSVIIEPTSGNTGIGLAMVAAVKGYKLILVMPESMSLERRRLMAAYGAQLELTPRAGGMKGAIARAQELVAQTPNAWMPQQFENEANIAVHKRTTAKEILQDFPEGLDYLITGVGTGGHITACAEELKKAWPKLKVFAVEPVKSAVISGGQPGPHPIQGIGAGFIPKNLHVEAIDGAIAIPEEEAFDFARRSAKEEGIFVGISSGAALAAVNRKLAEIPDGSRVLTFCYDTGERYLSIENLF from the coding sequence ATGAAGGCAGCCAACATCCTGCAGACCATTGGCAACACTCCTCACGTGAAGGTCAACCGGCTCTTCCCCTCGCGTGTCGAGGTCTACATCAAGCTGGAGCGCGCCAACCCGGGTGGCAGCATCAAGGACCGCATTGGCCTGGCCATGATTGAGGACGCCGAGCAACGCGGCATCCTCAAGAAGGACAGCGTCATCATCGAGCCGACCTCGGGCAACACGGGCATTGGCCTGGCGATGGTGGCGGCGGTGAAGGGCTACAAGCTCATCCTGGTCATGCCCGAGTCCATGAGCCTGGAGCGACGCCGGCTGATGGCGGCGTACGGCGCGCAGCTGGAGCTGACGCCTCGGGCCGGCGGCATGAAGGGGGCCATTGCCCGCGCGCAGGAGCTGGTGGCGCAGACGCCCAACGCGTGGATGCCGCAGCAGTTCGAGAACGAGGCCAACATCGCGGTGCACAAGCGCACCACGGCGAAGGAGATCCTCCAGGACTTCCCCGAGGGGCTGGACTACCTCATCACGGGCGTGGGCACGGGCGGCCACATCACCGCGTGCGCCGAGGAGCTGAAGAAGGCCTGGCCCAAGCTGAAGGTGTTCGCGGTGGAGCCGGTCAAGTCGGCGGTGATCAGCGGTGGGCAGCCGGGGCCGCACCCCATCCAGGGCATCGGCGCGGGCTTCATCCCGAAGAACCTGCACGTGGAGGCCATTGATGGGGCAATCGCCATCCCCGAGGAGGAGGCGTTCGACTTCGCCCGCCGCTCGGCGAAGGAGGAGGGCATCTTCGTGGGCATCTCCTCGGGCGCGGCGCTGGCGGCGGTGAACCGGAAGCTGGCGGAGATCCCCGACGGCAGCCGAGTGCTCACCTTCTGCTACGACACGGGCGAGCGCTACCTCTCCATCGAGAACCTGTTCTAA